TAATAGTAATTCCAGTATTGCAGGAGGTATTTCAGCTTCATTTAGTCAATCAGCTAGTGCTTTAAATAGTATCAGTGTTGCTGTGTCTGCGTCTAGTACTAATGTTTCAGGCAATGCCCCAGCAGTCCAATCATTGAATAATTTTCAACAAGGGTTAGCAGGGTTATCTACTAGTGTGGTTTCCGCTGGTGATAATATTCATTCTGTAGCAAAAGAGTTTGACCAAATAGATCAAAAGATTGCCCAGCTAACAAAATTCAACTTTCCTGGAGGTCTATAATGAGTGAAATTCAGGAACAAAAAGAATTTGATCAGCAGA
This sequence is a window from Enterococcus sp. 7F3_DIV0205. Protein-coding genes within it:
- a CDS encoding TIGR04197 family type VII secretion effector; amino-acid sequence: MTVNSNSSIAGGISASFSQSASALNSISVAVSASSTNVSGNAPAVQSLNNFQQGLAGLSTSVVSAGDNIHSVAKEFDQIDQKIAQLTKFNFPGGL